One genomic window of Polyangiaceae bacterium includes the following:
- a CDS encoding SRPBCC family protein translates to MTKINSGAPVTGAASIQIDAMPDVVWEVISDVNGWPSWNPDVSGAQLLGPLAVGTEFRWKAGPGTITSTLLEVEPLREISWRGKSLGVSALHVWRLRPAAQGVTLEVEESLEGLPARLFRASLRRTLETALQNGLTAVKLEAERRGSCGA, encoded by the coding sequence ATGACCAAGATCAACTCGGGAGCGCCGGTGACCGGTGCGGCGTCGATCCAGATAGACGCGATGCCTGATGTCGTGTGGGAGGTGATTAGCGACGTGAACGGCTGGCCAAGCTGGAACCCAGACGTAAGCGGCGCGCAGCTGCTCGGACCGCTCGCTGTAGGCACCGAGTTTCGCTGGAAGGCGGGGCCTGGAACGATCACGTCCACGCTCCTCGAGGTCGAGCCGCTCCGTGAGATCAGCTGGCGTGGGAAGAGCCTCGGCGTGAGCGCGTTGCATGTGTGGCGCCTGCGACCGGCGGCGCAGGGCGTGACCCTGGAGGTCGAAGAATCGCTGGAGGGGCTGCCTGCGCGGTTGTTCCGAGCAAGCCTCAGGCGAACGCTGGAGACCGCACTGCAGAACGGTCTGACTGCAGTCAAACTGGAGGCCGAGCGCCGGGGGAGCTGCGGAGCCTAG
- a CDS encoding AAA family ATPase — translation MTTHRTLQRLRDGADSVVFRGVREPDGEAVVVKQLRKLYPSAEQIAALQRELDLTNLAASDGVVRALGIEQEEGVVRLIVEDFGASSLASQIADARPSLAECLEIAVAVTRALAVVHERQIVHKDINPSNIVRNPETGQVKLIDFGISSMLRRESVEAQTTSTVRGTPAYMSPEQTGRMNVVLDYRTDLYSLGITLYELLTGELPFAASDTLEYVHAHIAKTPLAPHEVDAEVPEPLSRVVMRLLEKRADDRYQSASGLLFDLERAKAMLEESGHIGEFELGTRDQHERFVIPQTLYGRRRETAALLGAFQRVAAGATEALLVAGYSGIGKTTLVNEVQRSILECKGVFGSGKCDQFKHGVPYDSLAQAFRAVVTQILREDEATRSAFKGQILEAVGANGRVLTDLVQEVETLIGPQPVLAQVSSTEGENRLRRTMRHFVRAISGPKHPLIMFLDDLQWADLPSLRLIKSLASDREISHVLFIGAYRDNEVNEAHPVTQIVREMREASVVVRDIQLGPLRLDHVAALLADTTGRSSEEVGEFAELCLAKTRGNPFFLNRFLESLHQNRLLSYDPVGARWTWDIEQLQVLDVTENVVDFMCKAIGTLAPATRDVLQLGSVIGSRFALGTLVSLLGQTARQVQSALREALDEDLIRPEGSAYWEASDGDVPNFEFRFSHDRIQQAAYSLIPDRIRRETHLKLGWALLDGLSEEELDYHLFDIVEHFNEATELIKDTVARDRVSRLNYAAGQRALQSAAYAHGYTYFRRAAALSGKEAWERDYAYALDVGVESARAAYLTGDSDAMDQAADEVLKHSRSPLDSFRAQEVRALSLVGRQKAIEALELALETLATLGHTLIADPTAEDVERGLVATLGLLNNRPNDEIAALPETQDPVGLAIMRLEVAVSAAAFLARPRLLALLAFDMVDMSVRKGVARQSAYGFGLFGLFLSAINLCDIAYKQSELALLLLDRFGDRSLRPRPHHLIFGFTRIWNLPLRETLEDQREVYLLGMDNGDVEYGCWGIQIHLASAFWAGVELEHLRKEFATYVGVCFELQQDAAAHVMVQIRQAIENLTGRAADPTRLIGPDFHEDQAIEGYQAINYRSGVAVTYAMAAKVRFLFADYAGAAEAAARGLEHGDAVPATFMLVACRFYGALASLQLCSSVSDEERAALLAGVDEHRAMLELWSGFCAANHAHRVALIDAERARVEGDLVKAMDKYDEAIELARAGAFVQHEALACELCGRFYSERGRRVVARAYLMEARAAYQRWGATAKVDFLEAEYPGLSAVRSSEVTTGSLTSTVEVSTDSDLSLDVQSLFKATAALASEMRIDALLERVLAVAMQNAGATQGFLMLARDGVLRVEVAEDVDGAVPCPRGTPIDDVAALQSNVVRQVFDEGAPLVVEDARHDRRFQHAGERTRSVLCVPIAYQGKRVGVVYLENNLVPGAFTPERLMVLELLSTQAAVAIENARLYDETRRMAASFERFVPKEFLPPLGRERVVDLVLGDAATHQITAMFIDLRGFTALFERLDPKEGYRMLIEYFGRMSPIIRKHQGIVIQFLGDGIMASFMGAADAAVDAVIEMVRSLEEMNRERDIPGVGSLQLGAGLHSGQVMLATIGSEERLDITAVGDTVNATARIEAATKTLGAPVLISEEVMWRMLNPSAYDLRELGKVRVHGRKDPLALVEVFDCDPEAQRSAKRQTLPVFDKALSAYRAGRYADAISGFDECIERCPTDRVAAVLRDRAKQRSEGVSAAALAKGDVEFV, via the coding sequence ATGACGACCCACCGCACCCTTCAGCGACTTCGCGACGGCGCCGACTCGGTCGTGTTCCGCGGCGTCCGAGAGCCCGACGGCGAAGCGGTGGTGGTCAAGCAACTACGCAAACTCTACCCGTCGGCTGAGCAGATAGCCGCGCTGCAGCGGGAGCTCGACCTCACGAACCTCGCCGCCTCTGACGGCGTGGTGCGGGCGCTCGGCATCGAGCAAGAGGAGGGCGTGGTACGGCTGATCGTCGAGGACTTCGGCGCCAGTTCGCTGGCTTCTCAGATTGCGGACGCCCGACCCTCCCTGGCGGAGTGCCTGGAGATTGCGGTCGCGGTGACTCGGGCGCTGGCCGTGGTGCACGAACGCCAGATCGTCCACAAGGACATCAACCCGAGCAATATCGTGCGGAACCCCGAGACGGGGCAGGTCAAGCTGATCGACTTCGGGATCAGCAGCATGCTGCGTCGGGAGTCGGTGGAAGCCCAGACCACCAGCACCGTGCGGGGAACACCGGCGTATATGTCTCCCGAGCAAACCGGGCGCATGAACGTGGTGTTGGATTACCGCACGGATCTATATTCGCTTGGGATCACGCTGTATGAGCTGTTGACGGGCGAGTTGCCGTTTGCTGCGAGCGACACCCTCGAATACGTGCACGCGCACATCGCGAAGACCCCGCTCGCTCCCCACGAGGTGGACGCAGAGGTCCCGGAGCCGCTCTCCAGGGTCGTGATGCGGCTCTTGGAGAAGCGCGCCGATGATCGCTACCAGAGCGCCAGCGGTCTGTTGTTCGACCTCGAGCGGGCGAAAGCGATGCTCGAGGAGAGCGGGCACATTGGCGAGTTCGAGCTTGGAACCCGCGATCAGCACGAGCGCTTCGTCATCCCGCAGACGCTCTACGGTCGTCGACGGGAGACGGCGGCGTTGCTGGGGGCTTTCCAGCGGGTCGCGGCAGGCGCTACGGAAGCGCTGCTGGTCGCCGGCTATTCGGGGATTGGCAAGACCACCCTGGTCAACGAGGTTCAGCGCTCGATCCTCGAGTGCAAGGGCGTGTTCGGCAGCGGCAAGTGCGACCAATTCAAGCACGGCGTGCCTTACGACTCCCTCGCCCAAGCTTTCCGTGCGGTAGTAACGCAGATCCTGCGAGAGGACGAAGCGACTCGCTCGGCGTTCAAAGGCCAGATCCTCGAGGCGGTCGGCGCCAACGGCCGTGTGCTGACGGATCTGGTCCAAGAAGTCGAGACCCTGATCGGGCCTCAACCCGTGTTGGCTCAGGTGTCGTCCACCGAGGGTGAGAACCGGTTGCGGCGCACCATGCGCCACTTCGTGAGGGCGATTTCCGGCCCGAAGCACCCGCTGATCATGTTCTTGGACGACCTGCAGTGGGCGGATCTGCCGTCCTTGCGTTTGATCAAGTCACTGGCCAGCGACCGCGAGATCTCCCACGTCCTCTTCATCGGCGCCTACCGCGACAACGAGGTGAATGAAGCGCACCCGGTTACCCAGATCGTGCGCGAGATGCGTGAGGCCAGTGTGGTCGTCCGCGACATCCAGCTTGGCCCGTTGCGCCTGGATCACGTCGCCGCGCTGCTCGCTGACACCACTGGCCGAAGTTCAGAAGAAGTTGGCGAGTTCGCCGAGCTTTGCCTGGCGAAGACTCGAGGCAACCCGTTCTTCCTGAACCGCTTTCTGGAGTCGCTGCATCAGAATCGGTTGCTCTCGTATGACCCCGTCGGCGCACGCTGGACCTGGGATATCGAACAGCTCCAGGTGCTCGACGTAACGGAGAACGTCGTCGACTTCATGTGCAAGGCGATCGGCACGCTGGCGCCGGCGACGCGCGATGTGCTTCAGCTCGGGTCCGTGATTGGCAGCCGCTTCGCGCTGGGCACGCTGGTCAGCCTGCTCGGTCAAACTGCCCGTCAGGTGCAGAGCGCGCTTCGAGAGGCCCTCGACGAGGACCTGATTCGTCCAGAAGGCTCCGCGTACTGGGAAGCCAGTGACGGCGACGTGCCAAACTTCGAGTTCCGTTTCAGCCACGACCGCATCCAGCAGGCGGCTTACTCGCTGATCCCCGATCGGATCCGAAGGGAAACGCATCTGAAGCTGGGCTGGGCGTTACTCGACGGCCTCAGCGAAGAGGAGCTCGACTACCACCTGTTCGACATCGTCGAGCACTTCAACGAGGCGACGGAGCTGATCAAAGACACCGTCGCCCGAGATCGAGTCTCCCGACTCAACTACGCGGCTGGCCAGCGTGCGCTGCAGTCCGCTGCTTACGCTCATGGCTACACGTACTTCCGGCGTGCGGCCGCTTTGAGCGGCAAAGAAGCCTGGGAGCGCGACTATGCGTATGCCCTCGACGTGGGCGTGGAATCCGCGCGCGCCGCCTATCTAACAGGCGACTCCGACGCGATGGATCAAGCTGCCGACGAGGTCTTGAAGCATTCCCGCTCGCCTCTCGACAGCTTCCGGGCCCAAGAGGTCCGGGCGTTGTCGCTGGTCGGGCGGCAGAAGGCTATCGAGGCGTTGGAGCTCGCCCTCGAGACCCTGGCCACGCTGGGTCACACGCTGATCGCAGACCCGACCGCAGAAGACGTGGAGCGTGGCTTGGTGGCTACCCTCGGGCTGCTGAACAATCGCCCGAACGACGAGATCGCCGCGCTACCCGAGACACAGGATCCTGTCGGCCTCGCGATCATGCGCCTGGAGGTGGCGGTCAGCGCCGCCGCGTTCCTCGCGCGTCCGCGCCTCTTGGCGCTGCTCGCCTTCGACATGGTCGACATGTCCGTGCGGAAAGGCGTCGCGCGGCAGTCAGCCTACGGCTTTGGACTATTCGGGCTGTTCTTGTCAGCCATCAATCTCTGCGACATTGCCTATAAGCAGTCGGAGCTTGCGTTGCTGCTCCTGGATCGCTTCGGTGACCGTTCGCTGCGCCCTCGCCCCCACCACCTGATCTTCGGCTTCACCCGCATCTGGAATCTGCCGCTACGGGAGACGCTGGAGGACCAGCGTGAGGTCTACCTGCTCGGGATGGACAACGGCGACGTCGAATACGGCTGCTGGGGGATCCAGATCCACCTCGCGAGCGCGTTCTGGGCCGGTGTTGAGCTCGAACACCTGCGCAAGGAGTTCGCGACGTACGTCGGGGTGTGCTTCGAGCTGCAGCAGGACGCAGCCGCGCACGTGATGGTGCAGATCCGTCAGGCGATCGAGAACCTCACCGGGCGCGCAGCGGACCCTACGCGCTTGATCGGTCCGGACTTTCACGAAGATCAGGCCATCGAGGGCTATCAGGCGATCAACTACCGGAGCGGCGTCGCCGTCACCTACGCCATGGCAGCAAAGGTTCGCTTCCTGTTCGCGGACTACGCCGGGGCAGCGGAAGCGGCTGCACGTGGGCTCGAGCACGGGGACGCCGTGCCCGCGACCTTCATGCTCGTGGCGTGTCGCTTTTACGGCGCGCTGGCATCGCTACAGCTGTGTAGCAGCGTAAGCGACGAAGAGCGCGCCGCGCTGTTGGCTGGAGTCGACGAGCACCGCGCCATGCTGGAGCTCTGGAGCGGTTTCTGCGCGGCAAACCACGCGCACCGCGTTGCGCTGATCGACGCGGAACGCGCGCGGGTCGAAGGCGACCTCGTGAAGGCAATGGACAAGTACGACGAGGCGATCGAGCTGGCGCGCGCGGGCGCGTTCGTGCAGCACGAGGCGCTCGCCTGCGAGCTCTGCGGGCGCTTCTACTCCGAGCGCGGGCGTCGGGTAGTGGCCCGGGCGTACCTGATGGAAGCGCGCGCCGCGTATCAACGCTGGGGCGCCACTGCGAAGGTCGATTTCCTGGAGGCGGAGTATCCGGGCCTCAGCGCCGTGCGCAGCAGCGAGGTCACCACCGGCTCACTGACCTCGACGGTTGAAGTCTCGACCGATTCGGATCTTTCGCTCGATGTGCAGTCGCTGTTCAAGGCCACTGCGGCACTGGCGTCTGAAATGCGCATCGACGCGCTGCTCGAGCGCGTGCTCGCCGTCGCAATGCAGAACGCGGGAGCGACCCAGGGCTTCTTGATGTTGGCGCGGGACGGTGTGCTGCGGGTCGAGGTCGCTGAAGATGTGGACGGCGCCGTTCCCTGCCCACGGGGCACGCCGATTGACGACGTGGCCGCATTGCAAAGCAATGTGGTGCGGCAGGTGTTCGACGAAGGCGCGCCGCTGGTCGTGGAAGATGCGCGGCACGATCGCCGCTTCCAACACGCCGGGGAGCGCACACGCTCGGTGCTCTGCGTGCCCATCGCGTATCAAGGCAAGCGCGTCGGCGTGGTCTATCTCGAGAACAACTTGGTGCCTGGCGCCTTCACGCCCGAGCGCCTCATGGTGCTCGAGCTGCTCTCGACCCAGGCGGCGGTCGCCATCGAGAACGCCCGGCTCTACGACGAGACGCGGCGCATGGCTGCTTCCTTCGAGCGCTTCGTTCCCAAGGAGTTCCTCCCTCCGCTCGGGCGAGAGCGAGTGGTCGATTTGGTGCTGGGCGACGCTGCGACTCACCAGATCACCGCGATGTTCATCGACCTCCGTGGCTTCACCGCGCTCTTCGAGCGACTGGATCCGAAGGAGGGCTATCGCATGCTGATCGAATACTTCGGACGCATGAGCCCGATCATTCGTAAGCATCAAGGGATCGTGATCCAGTTCCTGGGGGACGGCATCATGGCGTCCTTCATGGGCGCCGCGGACGCCGCGGTCGACGCCGTGATCGAGATGGTGCGTTCCCTTGAGGAAATGAACCGGGAGCGGGATATCCCGGGTGTCGGTAGCCTGCAGCTCGGCGCTGGCTTGCACTCGGGTCAGGTCATGCTGGCCACGATCGGCTCCGAGGAGCGCCTTGATATCACCGCAGTGGGTGACACGGTGAATGCGACTGCACGCATCGAAGCGGCCACCAAGACGCTGGGCGCACCGGTGCTGATCTCGGAAGAGGTGATGTGGCGCATGCTCAATCCCTCGGCGTACGACCTACGGGAGCTCGGCAAGGTACGGGTCCACGGGCGTAAAGATCCTCTGGCGCTCGTGGAGGTCTTCGATTGCGATCCCGAGGCCCAGCGCAGCGCGAAGCGCCAGACACTGCCTGTCTTCGACAAGGCGTTGAGCGCGTATCGCGCGGGGCGCTACGCCGACGCCATCAGCGGCTTCGATGAGTGCATCGAGCGTTGCCCCACGGATCGCGTCGCAGCGGTGCTCCGAGATCGCGCCAAGCAGCGCTCTGAGGGGGTCAGCGCTGCCGCGCTGGCGAAGGGCGACGTCGAGTTCGTTTGA
- a CDS encoding lipoxygenase: MLPSKDSDPTRQEKLFQNQLRYRYVYDWPPGVATAVKLYDGDEYGREYTAKSLPIYASIAENTAGHASEALFSKNPLKAIRQIFDELKPSEFRGRFFDLSGDISKGISTRRPESWREYENIFQTWDKPPIVSFFSGPPSELDKAFAWQRIAGANPMVLFRVNRMPDHFPVTPAIYAQVMGGGDSLEAAFGEGRVYLADYEVLSGVISGKTNGEQKYVSAPMALFAVERGTGVLRPVAIQCGQTPGKEFPLFTPADGWHWRMAMAHVQAADAAVHEGVAHLGRTHLVMEAVLLAARRQLAENHPLSLLLTPHFDHTLAINDSAKFSLTAPDGTVDHCFGPRIDQFGGLVRKALQTLSWDNLDPNLELRSREVDDSALPVYPYRDDVLPVWAAIKTWVGDYVGHYYASAQDVQGDEELAAFAREISAEDGGRIPGVPVPRTVDELVEFVTRIVFVASAQHSAVNFSQFPFMGMVVNMPGASYLPPPTKDTPNDEATYTAMMPPMRLACEGVNMVYLLSNLRISTLGHYPLTQFVDPRVLASLARFRSALSEVESATEERDKNRLMSYPYLRPSQILQSISI, encoded by the coding sequence ATGTTGCCTTCGAAGGACAGTGATCCGACGCGTCAGGAAAAGCTGTTCCAAAACCAGCTACGGTACCGCTACGTGTACGACTGGCCGCCGGGTGTCGCGACCGCCGTGAAGCTCTACGACGGCGACGAATACGGTCGCGAGTACACCGCGAAGTCACTGCCCATCTACGCGTCTATCGCGGAGAACACCGCGGGACACGCTTCGGAGGCGCTATTCAGTAAGAACCCGCTGAAGGCCATCCGTCAGATCTTCGACGAGCTGAAGCCTTCAGAGTTTCGCGGTCGCTTCTTCGATCTCTCGGGGGACATCAGTAAAGGAATTTCCACGCGGCGTCCTGAGAGCTGGCGCGAGTACGAGAACATCTTCCAGACCTGGGACAAGCCACCCATCGTCAGCTTCTTTTCGGGTCCGCCTTCGGAACTCGACAAGGCGTTCGCCTGGCAGCGCATCGCCGGAGCGAACCCCATGGTGCTGTTCCGCGTGAATCGGATGCCGGATCACTTTCCGGTGACGCCAGCGATCTACGCGCAGGTGATGGGCGGTGGGGACAGCCTGGAGGCCGCATTCGGCGAAGGTCGTGTGTACCTGGCAGACTACGAGGTGTTGTCCGGAGTGATCTCTGGCAAGACCAACGGCGAACAGAAGTACGTTTCCGCGCCGATGGCGCTGTTTGCCGTCGAGCGGGGCACAGGCGTGCTGAGGCCCGTGGCGATTCAGTGTGGGCAAACCCCTGGCAAGGAGTTCCCGCTGTTCACTCCCGCAGACGGCTGGCACTGGCGCATGGCGATGGCCCATGTGCAGGCCGCTGACGCGGCCGTTCACGAAGGGGTGGCCCACCTCGGGCGCACGCACTTGGTGATGGAAGCCGTGTTGCTCGCCGCGCGGCGTCAACTGGCTGAAAATCATCCACTCTCGCTGCTCCTCACCCCCCACTTCGATCACACTCTGGCGATCAACGACTCAGCCAAGTTCAGCCTCACGGCTCCGGACGGAACCGTGGATCATTGCTTCGGGCCACGCATCGACCAGTTCGGCGGCTTGGTGCGAAAGGCGCTGCAGACGCTCTCCTGGGACAACCTCGATCCAAACTTGGAGCTGCGCAGCCGGGAAGTCGATGACTCGGCACTGCCAGTCTACCCCTATCGAGACGATGTCTTGCCGGTCTGGGCCGCGATCAAGACCTGGGTAGGTGACTACGTCGGCCACTACTATGCGTCAGCGCAAGACGTGCAGGGAGACGAGGAGCTCGCGGCATTCGCCCGGGAAATCAGCGCCGAGGACGGTGGCCGCATCCCGGGTGTGCCGGTGCCCAGGACGGTCGATGAGTTGGTCGAGTTCGTGACCCGAATCGTGTTCGTCGCGTCGGCCCAGCACTCTGCGGTGAACTTCTCGCAGTTTCCCTTCATGGGGATGGTCGTGAACATGCCGGGAGCGAGTTACTTGCCGCCACCCACCAAGGACACGCCGAACGACGAGGCCACGTACACCGCGATGATGCCCCCGATGAGGCTCGCGTGTGAGGGGGTCAACATGGTGTACCTGCTGAGCAACCTGCGCATCAGCACCCTTGGGCACTATCCGCTGACGCAGTTCGTGGATCCTCGGGTCTTGGCTTCGCTGGCCCGCTTTCGCAGCGCCCTCTCTGAGGTCGAAAGCGCGACGGAAGAGCGGGATAAGAACCGCCTGATGTCATACCCGTACCTGCGGCCCTCGCAGATCCTTCAGAGCATCAGCATATAA
- a CDS encoding sensor histidine kinase, with protein MTFGSIGDYMSPLSEASPLATLADVEPALRQGSPAFFREGQSWRGVVAEMVAGQPRSRRLIDLPSLEVVAAHPDLDPSELLRLADPAFAFTPIVRGEQLVGVVDRRRLAVSLDDEAFQTALSAVEGTRVTVLGLLHDMANLVTVLQAEDLGPRVGSSMEHLGLLVHRMRALQLGYDLQSTEIEIGHILQRSRPLLELQAGPTLTLVIEPSQREMKVRCVPGLVTRCLANLVSNSKDAIQGTGCITLRSGLSSDLRMVFAEVADDGPGVPEALRSQIFERGFSTKKGQHWGLGLYALRRAARRNGGDLKLQSGEPGNCCFRLELPRAEEPV; from the coding sequence GTGACCTTCGGGTCGATCGGGGACTACATGTCCCCGCTGAGTGAGGCCTCCCCACTCGCCACCCTCGCTGACGTCGAACCGGCGCTCCGCCAGGGGTCACCTGCCTTTTTTCGAGAGGGTCAGTCTTGGCGCGGAGTGGTTGCGGAGATGGTGGCCGGCCAACCCCGGAGCCGCCGCTTGATCGATCTGCCTTCGCTCGAGGTGGTGGCCGCCCATCCCGATTTGGACCCCAGCGAGCTGCTCCGACTCGCCGATCCCGCCTTCGCGTTTACGCCCATCGTGCGCGGCGAACAACTGGTCGGCGTGGTCGATCGTCGCCGCCTGGCGGTGAGTCTCGATGACGAAGCGTTCCAGACCGCGCTGAGCGCAGTCGAAGGCACTCGGGTCACCGTGCTGGGCCTGCTCCACGACATGGCAAACTTGGTCACGGTGTTGCAGGCCGAAGACCTCGGTCCGCGGGTGGGAAGTTCGATGGAACACCTTGGCCTGCTCGTGCACCGCATGCGAGCTCTGCAGCTCGGCTACGATCTTCAGAGCACCGAAATCGAGATCGGCCACATCCTCCAGAGGAGTCGCCCGCTGTTGGAGCTCCAAGCCGGCCCGACACTCACCTTGGTTATCGAACCAAGCCAGCGTGAGATGAAAGTCCGCTGCGTGCCGGGCCTAGTGACCCGGTGCCTCGCGAATCTGGTCTCGAACTCGAAAGACGCAATTCAGGGGACCGGTTGCATCACGCTTCGTTCGGGCCTCTCGAGCGACTTGCGAATGGTCTTTGCAGAGGTCGCGGATGACGGGCCCGGAGTCCCTGAAGCTCTAAGGAGCCAAATTTTCGAGCGCGGCTTCTCCACCAAGAAGGGGCAACACTGGGGCCTCGGTCTCTACGCCTTGCGGC